The proteins below are encoded in one region of Helianthus annuus cultivar XRQ/B chromosome 2, HanXRQr2.0-SUNRISE, whole genome shotgun sequence:
- the LOC110926334 gene encoding ferredoxin--NADP reductase, root-type isozyme, chloroplastic isoform X1 has product MGNHSRSGNAFTNIYERQRIYTRTALGKMHNQNVNPGCTYPLTSLKSSSIISPIIYYIRLLLDSVTIMAAAAAHLGVGSVTTPLDGDSSFRKAHFKTHKIGFSWELKSHSRYQAIVSHSQNVKAPKVAVSPLDLEDAKEPPLNLYKPKDSYTATILSVERLVGPKAPGETCHIVIDHGGNVPYWEGQSYGVIPPVGKRSRRILGCRYG; this is encoded by the exons ATGGGCAATCATTCAAGGAGTGGCAATGCTTTTACAAACATATATGAAAGACAGAGAATCTATACACGTACTGCACTAGGTAAG ATGCACAATCAAAATGTCAACCCTGGCTGCACCTACCCTTTGACGTCCTTGAAAAGCTCGTCAATCATCTCGcctataatatattatattagaCTGCTGCTAGATTCAGTTACGATCATGGCTGCTGCTGCTGCACATTTGGGCGTT GGTTCCGTAACCACCCCTCTCGATGGTGATTCATCGTTTCGGAAAGCACATTTCAAG ACCCACAAGATTGGCTTCTCATGGGAGCTAAAATCACACTCAAGATACCAAGCCATAGTGTCACACTCACAAAATGTTAAGGCCCCTAAAGTTGCAGTTTCACCCTTGGATCTTGAAGATGCAAAAGAACCTCCACTCAACTTATATAAGCCAAAGGACTCATACACTGCAACCATTCTCTCTGTTGAAAGGCTTGTAGGCCCCAAAGCACCTGGAGAGACTTGTCATATTGTAATTGATCATGGTGGCAATGTTCCCTATTGGGAAGGACAAAGTTACGGTGTAATTCCACCG GTTGGGAAAAGGAGTAGAAGAATACTCGGCTGCAGATATGGATGA
- the LOC110926334 gene encoding ferredoxin--NADP reductase, root-type isozyme, chloroplastic isoform X3: protein MGNHSRSGNAFTNIYERQRIYTRTALGKGSVTTPLDGDSSFRKAHFKTHKIGFSWELKSHSRYQAIVSHSQNVKAPKVAVSPLDLEDAKEPPLNLYKPKDSYTATILSVERLVGPKAPGETCHIVIDHGGNVPYWEGQSYGVIPPVGKRSRRILGCRYG from the exons ATGGGCAATCATTCAAGGAGTGGCAATGCTTTTACAAACATATATGAAAGACAGAGAATCTATACACGTACTGCACTAGGTAAG GGTTCCGTAACCACCCCTCTCGATGGTGATTCATCGTTTCGGAAAGCACATTTCAAG ACCCACAAGATTGGCTTCTCATGGGAGCTAAAATCACACTCAAGATACCAAGCCATAGTGTCACACTCACAAAATGTTAAGGCCCCTAAAGTTGCAGTTTCACCCTTGGATCTTGAAGATGCAAAAGAACCTCCACTCAACTTATATAAGCCAAAGGACTCATACACTGCAACCATTCTCTCTGTTGAAAGGCTTGTAGGCCCCAAAGCACCTGGAGAGACTTGTCATATTGTAATTGATCATGGTGGCAATGTTCCCTATTGGGAAGGACAAAGTTACGGTGTAATTCCACCG GTTGGGAAAAGGAGTAGAAGAATACTCGGCTGCAGATATGGATGA
- the LOC110926334 gene encoding ferredoxin--NADP reductase, root-type isozyme, chloroplastic isoform X2, with protein sequence MHNQNVNPGCTYPLTSLKSSSIISPIIYYIRLLLDSVTIMAAAAAHLGVGSVTTPLDGDSSFRKAHFKTHKIGFSWELKSHSRYQAIVSHSQNVKAPKVAVSPLDLEDAKEPPLNLYKPKDSYTATILSVERLVGPKAPGETCHIVIDHGGNVPYWEGQSYGVIPPVGKRSRRILGCRYG encoded by the exons ATGCACAATCAAAATGTCAACCCTGGCTGCACCTACCCTTTGACGTCCTTGAAAAGCTCGTCAATCATCTCGcctataatatattatattagaCTGCTGCTAGATTCAGTTACGATCATGGCTGCTGCTGCTGCACATTTGGGCGTT GGTTCCGTAACCACCCCTCTCGATGGTGATTCATCGTTTCGGAAAGCACATTTCAAG ACCCACAAGATTGGCTTCTCATGGGAGCTAAAATCACACTCAAGATACCAAGCCATAGTGTCACACTCACAAAATGTTAAGGCCCCTAAAGTTGCAGTTTCACCCTTGGATCTTGAAGATGCAAAAGAACCTCCACTCAACTTATATAAGCCAAAGGACTCATACACTGCAACCATTCTCTCTGTTGAAAGGCTTGTAGGCCCCAAAGCACCTGGAGAGACTTGTCATATTGTAATTGATCATGGTGGCAATGTTCCCTATTGGGAAGGACAAAGTTACGGTGTAATTCCACCG GTTGGGAAAAGGAGTAGAAGAATACTCGGCTGCAGATATGGATGA